The following proteins come from a genomic window of Diprion similis isolate iyDipSimi1 chromosome 8, iyDipSimi1.1, whole genome shotgun sequence:
- the LOC124409957 gene encoding mitogen-activated protein kinase-binding protein 1 isoform X8 — protein sequence MMEPPPTSKVLRTPSLKRGQENVRIQDRIKLERVLGVTVSSNAALDCDQTNGLVAYPAGCTVVLFNPRKNSQTHVLNACRKTVTSLALSGDGKLLATGECGHVPNVRVWDVADPHNAVQIAEFPGHKYGINCVAFSPGNKYVVSVGSQHDMIVNVWDWKNNVKVASNKVSSKVKAVSFAENGNYFVTVGNRHVKFWYLEYSRSAKYKEPVPLMGRSAILGEQRNNDFVDVACGRGEMADSTYAITKTGLLCEFNNRRLLDKWVELRTISANCMAVGAEYIFIGCAEGIVRCFSPVSLEFVTTLPRTHYLGVDVAQGLTISHMSQHPASAKYPDTIALAFDECHHKLTCVYNDHSIYVWDVRDIRRVGKSHSFLYHSACIWGVEMYPTGSDSVTAMPPGSFVTCSSDDTIRVWNLEKDLLPDDTMYRRNIYSNELLKVLYIDPELTYLKDLDLAAAGSAEKSDASYDGRNGVRSIRISPDGRHLASGDRSGNIRIHEVSTLEEICRVEAHDAEVLCLEYSRYSKFSKEDTPKLLASASRDRLIHVFSVDHGYNFVQTLDDHSSSITAVRFFNQTNQTNQIQMVSCGADKSIIFRQLQGTPGGTPQFARGHNAAGKTTLYDMEVDSSQKHVLTACQDRNIRVYNVATAKHSKTFKGSAGEDGSLIKVVLDASGIYVATSCTDKTLCVYDYYSGECMATMLGHSELVTGLRFSPDCRHLVSASGDGCVFVWKVPHDMVVTMQARLAQQAMRAGKRPQLVNGGGIALHLDNETFGAPPPEFLDPNANPTPQGTGIDYRFSVGQLPLWAKKQITTAATTEEPPALGGGVRTLGVDLPKGRWAQRVQQSDGITVKSVYDSDPVIPFPSPRVGGGVDSDGGGGGGGSKDSSIDSGTETKCSSDYRRDTMIIKRDHESTEHDGDVEDYSEGENGTTGSEKSHHHHPLMYYPPTEDIVSNQFTVNAMDVEELRKSQRRLKKPRNGETVRTNELTASGSQDDSDSEGGASTPSAERNPLSMLSEVSSESFDQLANQSHREKYLKSAFESLSGAEEPTNTLKTTSISSKFHGRTNSTGESGASRVRNVAVINAAKHTRGDTDATKKREELQRRIEETRRKLQSVGYRSSLKSSQSISDLSSHIPAEKHHRQSRLNTVGTSGGRLSSKIIDSEEEGGGMRRACSLSDLSVSPPNRLLHGPIKVSGKLSTKNGSSSSRGNGSGGNGGQSRHTAGKGYANHMTRSSSVGVLNQQSDSESDVGISSGGRGWSNQNSGSRISGLMRPTISSQNKANHQMKSTSSSGNGLPSVLRRRGMQGAYSSVNLSQVGNHEDSSSEDTSSNGNSGKPALPPRPRSISIDHSSASIPTAMVRRSGSAATMTNGRGGANGPAGQGGGRLATANRNQLEPSPQELPVKDTDHAIDIASAELVMDNSLVSTQLCNTIADELTRTADNVVQLYKRLTLDNSGDPSATALDRDTMLRGLESSVNEAMHTLRLVAASAANHNEDGGHANEATAKFQELVAGQDQGKVVNMMQQYSELLLNLMQQRMGGPQTNHT from the exons ATGCACGGTGGTGTTGTTCAATCCGCGAAAAAACAGTCAGACACACGTGCTCAATGCGTGCCGAAAGACCGTTACGTCACTGGCTCTATCCGGGGATGGAAAACTTCTGGCTACCGGCGAATGCGGCCACGTGCCGAATGTCCGTGTTTGGGATGTCGCCGATCCTCACAATGCCGTTCAGATCGCAGAATTTCCCGGACACAAGTACGGCATCAATTGCGTG GCGTTTTCACCCGGGAACAAATACGTTGTCTCGGTCGGTTCCCAGCACGACATGATCGTCAACGTCTGGGATTGGAAGAATAACGTGAAAGTGGCCTCTAATAAAGTCTCGAGTAAAGTGAAGGCTGTATCCTTTGCTGAAAATGGCAACTACTTTGTCACCGTTGGAAACAGACACGTCAAGTTCTGGTACTTGGAATACTCGCGCAGTGCCAAG taCAAAGAGCCTGTACCCTTGATGGGTAGATCGGCTATTCTCGGTGAGCAAAGGAACAATGATTTTGTCGACGTTGCCTGTGGACGGGGCGAAATGGCTGACTCGACTTACGCCATTACAAAGACTGGACTCCTCTGTGAATTTAATAATCGAAGGCTTTTAGATAAATGGGTTGAGTTAAGG ACAATCAGTGCAAATTGCATGGCTGTTGGTGCCGAGTATATTTTCATTGGCTGCGCCGAGGGTATAGTGAGGTGTTTCAGTCCCGTCTCGTTGGAATTCGTTACGACTTTACCCAGAACCCATTACCTCGGTGTTGATGTTGCCCAAGGGTTGACGATCAg TCACATGTCTCAGCATCCAGCCAGCGCCAAATATCCGGACACGATTGCCCTGGCTTTCGACGAGTGCCACCATAAATTGACTTGCGTCTATAATGATCACAGTATTTACGTTTGGGATGTGAGAGACATAAGGAGGGTCGGAAAATCTCACTCGTTTCTTTATCATTCGGCGTGTATATGGGGCGTGGAAATGTATCCTACGGGATCCGATTCTGTCACTGCCATGCCGCCCGGGAGCTTTGTTACTTGTTCGAGTGACGACACTATTCGCGTATGGAACCTAGAAAAGGATTTACTACCCGATGACACTATGTACAGGAGGAATATCTACAGCAAC GAACTACTGAAGGTGTTGTACATCGATCCGGAATTGACGTATTTAAAGGATCTAGACTTGGCTGCAGCGGGATCTGCAGAAAAAAGTGACGCGTCTTACGACGGACGGAATGGGGTCAGATCAATTCGGATCAGTCCCGACGGTAGACACCTTGCATCTGGTGATAG GTCTGGTAATATTCGAATTCACGAGGTGTCTACTCTAGAAGAAATATGCCGTGTCGAAGCCCACGACGCGGAGGTGCTTTGTCTTGAGTATTCTAGGTACTCGAAGTTTTCTAAAGAAGATACTCCTAAGCTGTTAGCCAGTGCGTCTAGAGACCGACTGATTCACGTGTTCAGCGTGGATCACGGttacaattttgtacaaaCTCTTGACGATCACAGCTCGTCCATAACGGCCGTCCGATTCTTCAATCAAACGAATCAAACCAACCAGATACAGATGGTCTCATGCGGTGCAGACAAAAGCATAATCTTCAGACAGCTTCAAGGG ACGCCCGGCGGGACGCCACAGTTTGCTAGAGGCCATAATGCAGCTGGAAAAACAACGTTGTACGATATGGAAGTGGATTCAAGTCAGAAGCACGTTTTAACAGCTTGCCAGGACAGAAATATTCGAGTTTACAATGTAGCCACTGCCAAACATAGTAAAACATTCAAGGGATCCGCTGGAGAAGATGGATCTCTCATTAAAGTTGTCTTGG ATGCCTCAGGGATATATGTTGCTACTTCCTGCACGGATAAAACACTATGTGTGTACGACTACTATAGCGGAGAATGCATGGCAACGATGCTGGGCCATTCGGAGCTGGTTACAGGTCTGCGGTTCAGCCCCGATTGTCGACATTTAGTGTCGGCAAGCGGAGATGGCTGTGTTTTTGTGTGGAAAGTTCCCCACGACATGGTTGTCACCATGCAAGCCCGACTCGCTCAGCAGGCAATGCGAGCAGGAAA gagGCCACAACTAGTCAATGGAGGTGGCATTGCTCTTCATCTGGACAACGAAACGTTTGGTGCTCCGCCACCAGAATTTCTTGACCCAAATGCAAATCCTACTCCACAAGGAACTGGAATCGACTATCGATTCAGTGTTGGACAATTACCTCTATGGgctaaaaaacaaataaccacTGCTGCTACAACAGAAGAACCGCCTGCACTTGGCGGTGGGGTCAGGACGCTTGGCGTTGATCTGCCAAAAGGGCGATGGGCACAGAGAGTTCAACAAAGTGATGGCATCACTGTCAAGTCAGTTTACGATAGTGATCCAGTCATTCCATTCCCATCTCCCCGTGTTGGTGGCGGAGTAGACTCTGACGGTGGAGGAGGCGGAGGTGGCTCTAAAGACAGCTCCATTGATAGTGGTACCGAAACTAAATGTAGCAGCGATTATAGACGAGATACCATGATCATCAAAAGG GACCATGAGAGTACCGAACATGATGGGGATGTCGAAGACTACTCAGAGGGAGAGAATGGTACGACTGGTTCTGAAAAGTCTCACCACCATCATCCACTCATGTATTACCCACCCACCGAAGATATTGTCTCGAATCAATTCACTGTTAACGCCATGGACGTTGAAGAACTCAGAAA ATCTCAGAGGCGGTTGAAAAAACCAAGAAATGGAGAGACTGTACGAACTAACGAGCTCACAGCATCTGGTAGTCAGGATGACTCAGACTCGGAAGGCGGAGCATCGACGCCAAGTGCAGAGCGCAATCCTCTATCTATGCTCTCAGAAGTGAGCTCCGAGAGTTTTGACCAATTGGCCAATCAAAGTCACCGTGAGAAATATCTAAAGAGTGCATTTGAATCCCTGAGCGGTGCTGAAGAACCAACAAACACGTTGAAGACGACTAGTAtaagttcaaaatttcatggaaG GACCAATTCCACTGGCGAAAGTGGGGCAAGCAGGGTAAGAAACGTGGCTGTGATAAATGCAGCAAAACATACGAGAGGTGATACAGATGCAACTAAGAAGCGAGAGGAACTACAGAGGAGAATAGAAGAAACTagaagaaaattacaaagt GTTGGATATCGGTCATCTTTGAAATCAAGTCAGAGTATTTCCGATCTCAGTAGTCACATTCCCGCAGAGAAGCATCACCGACAAAGCCGATTGAACACAG TTGGCACTAGTGGGGGGCGGCTGTcctcaaaaattattgacaGCGAGGAAGAGGGAGGTGGTATGCGACGTGCCTGCTCACTTAGCGACCTCTCCGTCAGTCCACCAAACCGGTTACTGCATGGTCCGATAAAAG TTTCAGGAAAGCTTAGCACCAAAAACGGAAGTAGCTCTTCTAGGGGGAACGGTAGCGGGGGCAATGGAGGTCAGTCAAGACATACCGCAGGGAAAGGCTATGCTAATCACATGACACGCAGCAGCAGCGTAGGTGTATTGAATCAG CAAAGTGACTCCGAGTCAGACGTGGGTATTTCTAGTGGTGGAAGAGGTTGGAGCAATCAAAACAGTGGAAGCAGAATAAGTGGCTTGATGAGGCCAACGATAAGCTCGCAAAATAAAGCAAACCATCAAATGAAATCCACTTCCTCGTCGGGAAATGGTCTTCCCTCGGTGCTACGGAGGCGTGGTATGCAGGGAGCTTATTCCAGTG TGAATCTAAGTCAAGTAGGAAATCATGAAGACTCAAGTTCAGAGGACACTTCTTCGAATGGGAATTCAGGAAAACCAGCTCTACCACCACGGCCTAGAAGTATCAGTATCGATCACTCCTCAGCTAG CATACCAACTGCGATGGTCAGAAGATCAGGATCGGCTGCAACGATGACCAATGGCAGGGGGGGAGCAAATGGGCCAGCTGGACAAGGGGGAGGCAGGTTGGCAACTGCAAACCGAAACCAACTTGAACCAAGTCCTCAAGAACTTCCAGTCAAAGACACTGATCATGCGATCGATATCGCCAGTGCCGAAC TAGTCATGGATAACAGTTTAG TGTCGACTCAGTTGTGCAATACGATAGCAGATGAGTTGACAAGAACAGCCGACAATGTGGTACAGCTCTACAAACGCCTGACTCTCGATAACTCGGGCGACCCATCAGCTACGGCTCTCGATAGAGATACGATGTTGCGTGGTTTGGAATCGTCAGTTAACGAGGCCATGCACACTTTGAGGCTAGTGGCAGCTAGTGCTGCGAACCACAATGAAGATGGAGGACATGCGAATGAAGCTACAGCCAAGTTCCAAGAACTTGTCGCTGGACAGGATCAAGGCAAAGTTGTGAACATGATGCAACAGTACTCTGAGTTGCTTTTAAACCTGATGCAACAGAGAATGGGTGGACCCCAGACAAACCACACGTAA
- the LOC124409957 gene encoding WD repeat-containing protein 62 isoform X4, producing MMEPPPTSKVLRTPSLKRGQENVRIQDRIKLERVLGVTVSSNAALDCDQTNGLVAYPAGCTVVLFNPRKNSQTHVLNACRKTVTSLALSGDGKLLATGECGHVPNVRVWDVADPHNAVQIAEFPGHKYGINCVAFSPGNKYVVSVGSQHDMIVNVWDWKNNVKVASNKVSSKVKAVSFAENGNYFVTVGNRHVKFWYLEYSRSAKYKEPVPLMGRSAILGEQRNNDFVDVACGRGEMADSTYAITKTGLLCEFNNRRLLDKWVELRTISANCMAVGAEYIFIGCAEGIVRCFSPVSLEFVTTLPRTHYLGVDVAQGLTISHMSQHPASAKYPDTIALAFDECHHKLTCVYNDHSIYVWDVRDIRRVGKSHSFLYHSACIWGVEMYPTGSDSVTAMPPGSFVTCSSDDTIRVWNLEKDLLPDDTMYRRNIYSNELLKVLYIDPELTYLKDLDLAAAGSAEKSDASYDGRNGVRSIRISPDGRHLASGDRSGNIRIHEVSTLEEICRVEAHDAEVLCLEYSRYSKFSKEDTPKLLASASRDRLIHVFSVDHGYNFVQTLDDHSSSITAVRFFNQTNQTNQIQMVSCGADKSIIFRQLQGTPGGTPQFARGHNAAGKTTLYDMEVDSSQKHVLTACQDRNIRVYNVATAKHSKTFKGSAGEDGSLIKVVLDASGIYVATSCTDKTLCVYDYYSGECMATMLGHSELVTGLRFSPDCRHLVSASGDGCVFVWKVPHDMVVTMQARLAQQAMRAGKRPQLVNGGGIALHLDNETFGAPPPEFLDPNANPTPQGTGIDYRFSVGQLPLWAKKQITTAATTEEPPALGGGVRTLGVDLPKGRWAQRVQQSDGITVKSVYDSDPVIPFPSPRVGGGVDSDGGGGGGGSKDSSIDSGTETKCSSDYRRDTMIIKRVMGGNVTITRGSNLTELTRHSRSRHHTDDSSLGSFKFEDHESTEHDGDVEDYSEGENGTTGSEKSHHHHPLMYYPPTEDIVSNQFTVNAMDVEELRKSQRRLKKPRNGETVRTNELTASGSQDDSDSEGGASTPSAERNPLSMLSEVSSESFDQLANQSHREKYLKSAFESLSGAEEPTNTLKTTSISSKFHGRTNSTGESGASRVRNVAVINAAKHTRGDTDATKKREELQRRIEETRRKLQSVGYRSSLKSSQSISDLSSHIPAEKHHRQSRLNTVGTSGGRLSSKIIDSEEEGGGMRRACSLSDLSVSPPNRLLHGPIKVSGKLSTKNGSSSSRGNGSGGNGGQSRHTAGKGYANHMTRSSSVGVLNQQSDSESDVGISSGGRGWSNQNSGSRISGLMRPTISSQNKANHQMKSTSSSGNGLPSVLRRRGMQGAYSSVNLSQVGNHEDSSSEDTSSNGNSGKPALPPRPRSISIDHSSASIPTAMVRRSGSAATMTNGRGGANGPAGQGGGRLATANRNQLEPSPQELPVKDTDHAIDIASAELVMDNSLVSTQLCNTIADELTRTADNVVQLYKRLTLDNSGDPSATALDRDTMLRGLESSVNEAMHTLRLVAASAANHNEDGGHANEATAKFQELVAGQDQGKVVNMMQQYSELLLNLMQQRMGGPQTNHT from the exons ATGCACGGTGGTGTTGTTCAATCCGCGAAAAAACAGTCAGACACACGTGCTCAATGCGTGCCGAAAGACCGTTACGTCACTGGCTCTATCCGGGGATGGAAAACTTCTGGCTACCGGCGAATGCGGCCACGTGCCGAATGTCCGTGTTTGGGATGTCGCCGATCCTCACAATGCCGTTCAGATCGCAGAATTTCCCGGACACAAGTACGGCATCAATTGCGTG GCGTTTTCACCCGGGAACAAATACGTTGTCTCGGTCGGTTCCCAGCACGACATGATCGTCAACGTCTGGGATTGGAAGAATAACGTGAAAGTGGCCTCTAATAAAGTCTCGAGTAAAGTGAAGGCTGTATCCTTTGCTGAAAATGGCAACTACTTTGTCACCGTTGGAAACAGACACGTCAAGTTCTGGTACTTGGAATACTCGCGCAGTGCCAAG taCAAAGAGCCTGTACCCTTGATGGGTAGATCGGCTATTCTCGGTGAGCAAAGGAACAATGATTTTGTCGACGTTGCCTGTGGACGGGGCGAAATGGCTGACTCGACTTACGCCATTACAAAGACTGGACTCCTCTGTGAATTTAATAATCGAAGGCTTTTAGATAAATGGGTTGAGTTAAGG ACAATCAGTGCAAATTGCATGGCTGTTGGTGCCGAGTATATTTTCATTGGCTGCGCCGAGGGTATAGTGAGGTGTTTCAGTCCCGTCTCGTTGGAATTCGTTACGACTTTACCCAGAACCCATTACCTCGGTGTTGATGTTGCCCAAGGGTTGACGATCAg TCACATGTCTCAGCATCCAGCCAGCGCCAAATATCCGGACACGATTGCCCTGGCTTTCGACGAGTGCCACCATAAATTGACTTGCGTCTATAATGATCACAGTATTTACGTTTGGGATGTGAGAGACATAAGGAGGGTCGGAAAATCTCACTCGTTTCTTTATCATTCGGCGTGTATATGGGGCGTGGAAATGTATCCTACGGGATCCGATTCTGTCACTGCCATGCCGCCCGGGAGCTTTGTTACTTGTTCGAGTGACGACACTATTCGCGTATGGAACCTAGAAAAGGATTTACTACCCGATGACACTATGTACAGGAGGAATATCTACAGCAAC GAACTACTGAAGGTGTTGTACATCGATCCGGAATTGACGTATTTAAAGGATCTAGACTTGGCTGCAGCGGGATCTGCAGAAAAAAGTGACGCGTCTTACGACGGACGGAATGGGGTCAGATCAATTCGGATCAGTCCCGACGGTAGACACCTTGCATCTGGTGATAG GTCTGGTAATATTCGAATTCACGAGGTGTCTACTCTAGAAGAAATATGCCGTGTCGAAGCCCACGACGCGGAGGTGCTTTGTCTTGAGTATTCTAGGTACTCGAAGTTTTCTAAAGAAGATACTCCTAAGCTGTTAGCCAGTGCGTCTAGAGACCGACTGATTCACGTGTTCAGCGTGGATCACGGttacaattttgtacaaaCTCTTGACGATCACAGCTCGTCCATAACGGCCGTCCGATTCTTCAATCAAACGAATCAAACCAACCAGATACAGATGGTCTCATGCGGTGCAGACAAAAGCATAATCTTCAGACAGCTTCAAGGG ACGCCCGGCGGGACGCCACAGTTTGCTAGAGGCCATAATGCAGCTGGAAAAACAACGTTGTACGATATGGAAGTGGATTCAAGTCAGAAGCACGTTTTAACAGCTTGCCAGGACAGAAATATTCGAGTTTACAATGTAGCCACTGCCAAACATAGTAAAACATTCAAGGGATCCGCTGGAGAAGATGGATCTCTCATTAAAGTTGTCTTGG ATGCCTCAGGGATATATGTTGCTACTTCCTGCACGGATAAAACACTATGTGTGTACGACTACTATAGCGGAGAATGCATGGCAACGATGCTGGGCCATTCGGAGCTGGTTACAGGTCTGCGGTTCAGCCCCGATTGTCGACATTTAGTGTCGGCAAGCGGAGATGGCTGTGTTTTTGTGTGGAAAGTTCCCCACGACATGGTTGTCACCATGCAAGCCCGACTCGCTCAGCAGGCAATGCGAGCAGGAAA gagGCCACAACTAGTCAATGGAGGTGGCATTGCTCTTCATCTGGACAACGAAACGTTTGGTGCTCCGCCACCAGAATTTCTTGACCCAAATGCAAATCCTACTCCACAAGGAACTGGAATCGACTATCGATTCAGTGTTGGACAATTACCTCTATGGgctaaaaaacaaataaccacTGCTGCTACAACAGAAGAACCGCCTGCACTTGGCGGTGGGGTCAGGACGCTTGGCGTTGATCTGCCAAAAGGGCGATGGGCACAGAGAGTTCAACAAAGTGATGGCATCACTGTCAAGTCAGTTTACGATAGTGATCCAGTCATTCCATTCCCATCTCCCCGTGTTGGTGGCGGAGTAGACTCTGACGGTGGAGGAGGCGGAGGTGGCTCTAAAGACAGCTCCATTGATAGTGGTACCGAAACTAAATGTAGCAGCGATTATAGACGAGATACCATGATCATCAAAAGG GTGATGGGAGGTAACGTGACCATAACTAGAGGTAGCAATTTGACGGAGTTGACTCGACATTCAAGAAGCCGCCATCATACGGATGACAGCAGCCTTGGAAGTTTCAAGTTCGAG GACCATGAGAGTACCGAACATGATGGGGATGTCGAAGACTACTCAGAGGGAGAGAATGGTACGACTGGTTCTGAAAAGTCTCACCACCATCATCCACTCATGTATTACCCACCCACCGAAGATATTGTCTCGAATCAATTCACTGTTAACGCCATGGACGTTGAAGAACTCAGAAA ATCTCAGAGGCGGTTGAAAAAACCAAGAAATGGAGAGACTGTACGAACTAACGAGCTCACAGCATCTGGTAGTCAGGATGACTCAGACTCGGAAGGCGGAGCATCGACGCCAAGTGCAGAGCGCAATCCTCTATCTATGCTCTCAGAAGTGAGCTCCGAGAGTTTTGACCAATTGGCCAATCAAAGTCACCGTGAGAAATATCTAAAGAGTGCATTTGAATCCCTGAGCGGTGCTGAAGAACCAACAAACACGTTGAAGACGACTAGTAtaagttcaaaatttcatggaaG GACCAATTCCACTGGCGAAAGTGGGGCAAGCAGGGTAAGAAACGTGGCTGTGATAAATGCAGCAAAACATACGAGAGGTGATACAGATGCAACTAAGAAGCGAGAGGAACTACAGAGGAGAATAGAAGAAACTagaagaaaattacaaagt GTTGGATATCGGTCATCTTTGAAATCAAGTCAGAGTATTTCCGATCTCAGTAGTCACATTCCCGCAGAGAAGCATCACCGACAAAGCCGATTGAACACAG TTGGCACTAGTGGGGGGCGGCTGTcctcaaaaattattgacaGCGAGGAAGAGGGAGGTGGTATGCGACGTGCCTGCTCACTTAGCGACCTCTCCGTCAGTCCACCAAACCGGTTACTGCATGGTCCGATAAAAG TTTCAGGAAAGCTTAGCACCAAAAACGGAAGTAGCTCTTCTAGGGGGAACGGTAGCGGGGGCAATGGAGGTCAGTCAAGACATACCGCAGGGAAAGGCTATGCTAATCACATGACACGCAGCAGCAGCGTAGGTGTATTGAATCAG CAAAGTGACTCCGAGTCAGACGTGGGTATTTCTAGTGGTGGAAGAGGTTGGAGCAATCAAAACAGTGGAAGCAGAATAAGTGGCTTGATGAGGCCAACGATAAGCTCGCAAAATAAAGCAAACCATCAAATGAAATCCACTTCCTCGTCGGGAAATGGTCTTCCCTCGGTGCTACGGAGGCGTGGTATGCAGGGAGCTTATTCCAGTG TGAATCTAAGTCAAGTAGGAAATCATGAAGACTCAAGTTCAGAGGACACTTCTTCGAATGGGAATTCAGGAAAACCAGCTCTACCACCACGGCCTAGAAGTATCAGTATCGATCACTCCTCAGCTAG CATACCAACTGCGATGGTCAGAAGATCAGGATCGGCTGCAACGATGACCAATGGCAGGGGGGGAGCAAATGGGCCAGCTGGACAAGGGGGAGGCAGGTTGGCAACTGCAAACCGAAACCAACTTGAACCAAGTCCTCAAGAACTTCCAGTCAAAGACACTGATCATGCGATCGATATCGCCAGTGCCGAAC TAGTCATGGATAACAGTTTAG TGTCGACTCAGTTGTGCAATACGATAGCAGATGAGTTGACAAGAACAGCCGACAATGTGGTACAGCTCTACAAACGCCTGACTCTCGATAACTCGGGCGACCCATCAGCTACGGCTCTCGATAGAGATACGATGTTGCGTGGTTTGGAATCGTCAGTTAACGAGGCCATGCACACTTTGAGGCTAGTGGCAGCTAGTGCTGCGAACCACAATGAAGATGGAGGACATGCGAATGAAGCTACAGCCAAGTTCCAAGAACTTGTCGCTGGACAGGATCAAGGCAAAGTTGTGAACATGATGCAACAGTACTCTGAGTTGCTTTTAAACCTGATGCAACAGAGAATGGGTGGACCCCAGACAAACCACACGTAA